The Aphis gossypii isolate Hap1 chromosome 3, ASM2018417v2, whole genome shotgun sequence genome includes a region encoding these proteins:
- the LOC126550910 gene encoding uncharacterized protein LOC126550910, with the protein MREFCALRAKSYAYILEDKEKIKAKGIRGHVVRNHMTFQDHKRCLFGDPSLEVTASNVSIRSFKHKLKTIKSNKLTYNSFDDKRVILEDKVHTLAHGHYSIEEELEAELDS; encoded by the exons ATGAGAGAGTTTTGTGCTCTCCGTGCAAAGTCCTACGCTTACATTTTAGAAGATAAGGAGAAAATCAAAGCAAAAGGAATCCGTGGACATGTTGTTAGAAACCACATGACTTTTCAAGATCATAAACGGTGTTTGTTTGGTGATCCCAGTTTGGAAGTAACAGCATCAAACGTCTCTATCCGTTCATTCAAACACAAATTAAAGACCATTAAAtccaataaattaacttataacagTTTTGATGATAAAAGGGTTATACTTGAAGACAAAGTACACACCCTAGCTCATGGACACTATTCTATAGA ggAGGAACTCGAAGCAGAACTAGATAGttag
- the LOC126550899 gene encoding uncharacterized protein LOC126550899 isoform X1 codes for MSDSDSSDSNEIVGIEASEIKNYVIVEFHDGLQLIPRNWIAVDKSIAYFPDITKINSKQFDKLVLNTEQPHSSWETFEIKKIWASSDDFIRGKQKLRIALTLSETEDINSDRDELISKHKRRLLAAKKPKHTRKITIDKKKQTPKKYTTSSIPPLPKPFFNQSGNKSPYQSPSKNSTLIDQNALDDLNFKYHEPSNPVIKIQSNIEISPLKLCNNHRQMRQLQNDSVKNTGYQFSQGPLEGMDMSSSPLFMSSSSKVKPVSNSTPKFKPNNSGVIRELFIDSPITTPKKITSNRKNSNFTISTLIELNVKLNKVILNQARQQQMLEKICKQLKPNNDESMCDDDDVILEGFPIDSLARLNEVNMTLKTDKSYLKKLIKKLRQFHGPSVSLVTKSIMNLLFTNHFGCKMSLTGRGALNKKDKEPLKTTLLFKIISGVILKNVKGASVTSINKAVTGWLKHAKERYERHIKQNSDP; via the exons ATGTCTGATTCAGATAGTTCCGACTCCAATGAAATAGTCGGTATTGAAGCTTCCGAAATCAA aaattatgtaattgttGAGTTTCATGATGGTTTACAACTTATACCACGAAATTGGATCGCAGTAGATAAGTCTATAGCTTATTTTCCggatataacaaaaattaattctaaacaGTTTGATAAATTGGTGTTAAATACAGAACAACCGCATTCTTCTTGGGaaacttttgaaataaaaaaaatatgggcATCATCag ATGACTTTATAAGaggtaaacaaaaattgaGAATAGCTCTTACTCTCTCTGAAACGGAAGATATTAATTCGGATAGAGATGAACTGATTTCTAAACACAAAAGAAGATTATTAGCTGCAAAAAAACCAAAGCATACtcgtaaaataacaattgacaAAAAGAAACAAACACCAAAAAAATACACTACATCATCCATTCCTCCTCTGCcaaaacctttttttaatcaatctg gaAATAAATCACCTTATCAATCGCCTTCTAAAAATTCAACTCTTATTGATCAAAATGCTCTAGATGACTTGAACTTTAAGTATCACGAACCTTCAAATCcagttataaaaa tacaatCAAATATAGAAATTTCGCCATTAAAATTATGCAATAATCATCGTCAAATGAGACAACTACAAAATGATAGTGTTAAaa atactgGTTATCAGTTTTCTCAAGGACCATTGG AAGGAATGGATATGAGCAGTTCTCCATTATTTATGTCATCTTCGTCTAAAGTTAAGCCTGTTTCAAATTCAACACCTAAATTCAAACCCAATAACTCTGGAGTTATAAGAGAACTTTTTATAGACTCTCCAATTACAACACCTAAAAAga ttaccagtaatagaaaaaactcaaattttacaatatctaCACTGATTGaactaaatgtaaaattgaacaaagtaattttaaaccaGGCAAGACAACAACAAATGcttgaaaaaatatgcaaacaaCTTAAACCTAATAACGATGAAAGCATgtgtgatgatgatgatgttaTTTTGGAAGGATTTCCAATTGATAGTTTAGCTAGATTAAATGAAGTTAATATGACTCTTAAGActgataaatcatatttaaaaaaattg atcaaAAAGCTTAGACAATTTCATGGTCCGAGCGTATCGTTAGTCACTAAATCTATTATGAATCTACTTTTTACAAATCATTTTGGATGTAAAATGTCTTTGACTGGCCGGGGTgcactaaataaaaaagataaagaaCCTCTTAAAACTACAttgctatttaaaattatatctg gagttattttaaaaaatgtcaaaggAGCAAGTGTAACATCTATTAATAAAGCTGTAACAGGTTGGCTCAAACATGCCAAGGAACGTTATGAAAGACACATCAAACAAAATTCTGATCCCTAA
- the LOC126550893 gene encoding zinc finger MYM-type protein 1-like has translation MLFCPKEINTQKLGQLVFEKFSNWHCAVEKFNAHQKTNYHITATLRAHEFLSVFENKQESIAVKLDSKLKLEIEKNRKMMRPIIETILLCGRQGIALRGHTDSGPIDLSSLFLSNNEGNFRVILKYILMNSKDELKNDIENLPKNATYISPDIQNEIINTINSLVIKKLVTKINQAKCFTILADETTDVAGIEQFSMCVRYFDKDTIKIREDFLQFVPVTDMSGKGLAQVLLECLGNLGINLNYLRGQGYDGASAMRGLFNGVQAIIKQSYPLALYIHCCSHSLNLAISDACDVKSIRNAVGIIQTVCSFFNTPKRQAVLQNSVEQIAPDSKKTKLKMLCPTRWVERHEAILVFLELFDSIIDSLETISTWIDRETSSKASSILFSLKQGETLLSIHILAKVFSLSMPLSRQLQKEDIDLSISMELADNVMSAVCSLRTNAAKEFKMIYSDVEKKCESLGIIISIPRLAINRTNRLNISTESPEDYFRILIFIPFLDNFCEQLNDRFLNHKSLLKQFTCLINANEKNETEFKELLKTYSADIEADEVSAIGEFTIWHQQVKNKNPKNATVAFINCNEEIFPTVHRLLKILITLPVTTASSERSFSSLRRLKTYLRNTTGENRLNGLAVMYIHRDLVVTTDEIIDTLALKSRRIKLI, from the coding sequence atgttgtTTTGTCCAAAAGAAATCAACACTCAAAAACTAGGTCAACTTGTCTTCGAAAAATTTAGTAATTGGCACTGTGCtgtagaaaaatttaatgctcatcaaaaaacaaattatcatattactgCCACATTAAGAGCTCATGAATTTTTGtctgtatttgaaaataaacaagaaAGTATTGCTGTTAAACTtgattctaaattaaaattagaaattgaaaaaaatagaaaaatgatgAGACCAATAATAGAAACAATCTTACTCTGTGGTAGACAAGGTATTGCTCTTAGGGGACATACAGACAGTGGTCCTATTGATTTAAGTTCTTTATTCCTATCCAATAATGAGGGAAATTTcagagtaatattaaaatatattcttatgaaTAGCAaagatgaattaaaaaatgatattgaaaatCTTCCAAAAAATGCAACTTACATCAGTCCTGATATACAAaacgaaattataaatacaataaacagtTTAGTTATTAAGAAGCTTGTTACCAAAATAAATCAGgcaaaatgttttacaatCTTGGCAGATGAAACAACGGATGTAGCTGGGATAGAACAATTTTCTATGTGTGTTAGGTATTTTGACAAAGATACCATCAAAATAAGAGAGGATTTTCTTCAATTTGTACCAGTAACAGATATGAGTGGAAAAGGTTTAGCTCAAGTTTTGCTTGAATGTCTTGGAAATTTAggaattaacttaaattatctcAGAGGACAAGGGTATGATGGAGCTTCTGCCATGCGAGGGCTATTCAATGGAGTGcaagcaataataaaacaatcttACCCATTAGCTTTATATATACACTGCTGTAGTCATTCATTAAACTTAGCTATATCTGATGCATGTGATGTAAAATCAATTCGAAATGCTGTTGGAATTATTCAGACAgtttgtagtttttttaacACGCCTAAAAGACAGGCTGTTCTGCAAAATTCTGTGGAACAAATTGCTCCGGattcaaaaaaaactaaattaaaaatgttatgcccAACAAGATGGGTCGAACGACATGAAGcgatattagtatttttagaaCTTTTTGATTCAATAATTGACTCTTTAGAAACTATTTCAACATGGATTGATAGAGAAACGTCTTCAAAAGCAAGCAGTATACTTTTCTCTTTAAAACAAGGAGAAACTCTACTTTCCATACATATTCTTGCAAAAGTGTTTTCATTAAGTATGCCATTAAGTCGTCAACTTCAAAAAGAAGACATAGATTTGTCCATATCAATGGAACTTGCAGATAATGTTATGAGTGCAGTATGTTCGTTGCGTACTAATGCTgcaaaagaatttaaaatgatatacagtgatgttgaaaaaaaatgtgaatcaTTGGggattataatttcaatacctCGACTAGCTATAAACCGGACaaatcgtttaaatatttcaacagaATCACCTGAGGACTATTTtaggattttaattttcataccatttttagataatttttgtgAACAACTAAATGACAGATTTTTGAACCATAagtcattattaaaacaatttacttgtttaataaatgcaaACGAGAAAAATGAGACCGAATTTAAAGAGCTTTTAAAGACTTATTCTGCAGATATTGAAGCTGATGAAGTATCTGCAATTGGCGAGTTTACAATATGGCATCAACaggtaaaaaacaaaaaccctAAAAATGCTACGGTAGCATTCATAAATTGCAATGAAGAAATATTCCCTACTGTTCAtcgacttttaaaaatattgattacttTACCAGTAACCACTGCAAGCAGTGAAAGATCTTTTTCCTCATTACGGcgcttaaaaacatatttgagGAACACAACTGGTGAAAATCGGTTGAATGGCTTAGCAGTTATGTATATTCATCGGGATTTAGTCGTAACCACTGACGAAATAATTGATACTCTAGCTTTAAAAAGTAGacgcattaaattaatttaa
- the LOC126551053 gene encoding KRAB-A domain-containing protein 2-like, with amino-acid sequence MELANMREKCNKSIDLLLLKKHDNKSFLSVEEYNKWLQEVKHSKTSLNTPGLKKVPKDYKNVRKYDVITISGKEYLIKSVKDTASNVIYYVTNKDLFDILNIFHTSIGHGGRDRMVSELKQKYCNITKEAIMTYLKLCIHCEKKSSNPKRGLVSKPILHKAFNSLAQMDLIDMQSQSIGRSPYEAMFGCPVRLGVASVGFPSDQVANLNTEEDIERFAKTVIL; translated from the exons atggaGTTAGCCAATATGcgtgaaaaatgtaataaatcaattgatttattattgcttaaaaaGCATgacaataaatcatttttaagtgtCGAGGAATATAACAAATGGCTGCAAGAAGTAAAACATTCCAAAACTTCATTGAATACACCAGGTTTAAAGAAAGTTCCTAAGGATTATAAGAATGTTCGTAAGTAcgatgtaataacaataagtgGAAAAGAGTATCTTATTAAAAGTGTAAAAGATACTGCATCTAATGTAATTTACTATGTTACTAACAaggatttatttgatattctaaatatatttcatacttcTATTGGTCATGGTGGTCGAGATAGGATGGTATCTgaacttaaacaaaaatattgtaatattacaaaagAAGCCATTATGACGTATTTGAAACTTTGTATCCACTGCGAGAAAAAATCGTCTAATCCAAAAAGAGGACTAGTTTCCAAACCTATATTACATAAAGCATTTAATTCACTTGCGCAGATGGATCTCATAGACATGCAGTCACaaa GTATAGGAAGATCGCCATATGAAGCAATGTTTGGTTGCCCAGTGAGATTAGGAGTTGCATCAGTTGGTTTTCCGTCAGATCAAGTTGCCAATTTGAATACTGAAGAAGATAttgaaa GATTTGCTAAAACTGTTATcctataa
- the LOC126550899 gene encoding uncharacterized protein LOC126550899 isoform X3: MTIIKDDFIRGKQKLRIALTLSETEDINSDRDELISKHKRRLLAAKKPKHTRKITIDKKKQTPKKYTTSSIPPLPKPFFNQSGNKSPYQSPSKNSTLIDQNALDDLNFKYHEPSNPVIKIQSNIEISPLKLCNNHRQMRQLQNDSVKNTGYQFSQGPLEGMDMSSSPLFMSSSSKVKPVSNSTPKFKPNNSGVIRELFIDSPITTPKKITSNRKNSNFTISTLIELNVKLNKVILNQARQQQMLEKICKQLKPNNDESMCDDDDVILEGFPIDSLARLNEVNMTLKTDKSYLKKLIKKLRQFHGPSVSLVTKSIMNLLFTNHFGCKMSLTGRGALNKKDKEPLKTTLLFKIISGVILKNVKGASVTSINKAVTGWLKHAKERYERHIKQNSDP; the protein is encoded by the exons atgactatTATTAAAGATGACTTTATAAGaggtaaacaaaaattgaGAATAGCTCTTACTCTCTCTGAAACGGAAGATATTAATTCGGATAGAGATGAACTGATTTCTAAACACAAAAGAAGATTATTAGCTGCAAAAAAACCAAAGCATACtcgtaaaataacaattgacaAAAAGAAACAAACACCAAAAAAATACACTACATCATCCATTCCTCCTCTGCcaaaacctttttttaatcaatctg gaAATAAATCACCTTATCAATCGCCTTCTAAAAATTCAACTCTTATTGATCAAAATGCTCTAGATGACTTGAACTTTAAGTATCACGAACCTTCAAATCcagttataaaaa tacaatCAAATATAGAAATTTCGCCATTAAAATTATGCAATAATCATCGTCAAATGAGACAACTACAAAATGATAGTGTTAAaa atactgGTTATCAGTTTTCTCAAGGACCATTGG AAGGAATGGATATGAGCAGTTCTCCATTATTTATGTCATCTTCGTCTAAAGTTAAGCCTGTTTCAAATTCAACACCTAAATTCAAACCCAATAACTCTGGAGTTATAAGAGAACTTTTTATAGACTCTCCAATTACAACACCTAAAAAga ttaccagtaatagaaaaaactcaaattttacaatatctaCACTGATTGaactaaatgtaaaattgaacaaagtaattttaaaccaGGCAAGACAACAACAAATGcttgaaaaaatatgcaaacaaCTTAAACCTAATAACGATGAAAGCATgtgtgatgatgatgatgttaTTTTGGAAGGATTTCCAATTGATAGTTTAGCTAGATTAAATGAAGTTAATATGACTCTTAAGActgataaatcatatttaaaaaaattg atcaaAAAGCTTAGACAATTTCATGGTCCGAGCGTATCGTTAGTCACTAAATCTATTATGAATCTACTTTTTACAAATCATTTTGGATGTAAAATGTCTTTGACTGGCCGGGGTgcactaaataaaaaagataaagaaCCTCTTAAAACTACAttgctatttaaaattatatctg gagttattttaaaaaatgtcaaaggAGCAAGTGTAACATCTATTAATAAAGCTGTAACAGGTTGGCTCAAACATGCCAAGGAACGTTATGAAAGACACATCAAACAAAATTCTGATCCCTAA
- the LOC126550899 gene encoding uncharacterized protein LOC126550899 isoform X2, which translates to MSDSDSSDSNEIVGIEASEIKNYVIVEFHDGLQLIPRNWIAVDKSIAYFPDITKINSKQFDKLVLNTEQPHSSWETFEIKKIWASSDDFIRGKQKLRIALTLSETEDINSDRDELISKHKRRLLAAKKPKHTRKITIDKKKQTPKKYTTSSIPPLPKPFFNQSGNKSPYQSPSKNSTLIDQNALDDLNFKYHEPSNPVIKIQSNIEISPLKLCNNHRQMRQLQNDSVKNTGYQFSQGPLGMDMSSSPLFMSSSSKVKPVSNSTPKFKPNNSGVIRELFIDSPITTPKKITSNRKNSNFTISTLIELNVKLNKVILNQARQQQMLEKICKQLKPNNDESMCDDDDVILEGFPIDSLARLNEVNMTLKTDKSYLKKLIKKLRQFHGPSVSLVTKSIMNLLFTNHFGCKMSLTGRGALNKKDKEPLKTTLLFKIISGVILKNVKGASVTSINKAVTGWLKHAKERYERHIKQNSDP; encoded by the exons ATGTCTGATTCAGATAGTTCCGACTCCAATGAAATAGTCGGTATTGAAGCTTCCGAAATCAA aaattatgtaattgttGAGTTTCATGATGGTTTACAACTTATACCACGAAATTGGATCGCAGTAGATAAGTCTATAGCTTATTTTCCggatataacaaaaattaattctaaacaGTTTGATAAATTGGTGTTAAATACAGAACAACCGCATTCTTCTTGGGaaacttttgaaataaaaaaaatatgggcATCATCag ATGACTTTATAAGaggtaaacaaaaattgaGAATAGCTCTTACTCTCTCTGAAACGGAAGATATTAATTCGGATAGAGATGAACTGATTTCTAAACACAAAAGAAGATTATTAGCTGCAAAAAAACCAAAGCATACtcgtaaaataacaattgacaAAAAGAAACAAACACCAAAAAAATACACTACATCATCCATTCCTCCTCTGCcaaaacctttttttaatcaatctg gaAATAAATCACCTTATCAATCGCCTTCTAAAAATTCAACTCTTATTGATCAAAATGCTCTAGATGACTTGAACTTTAAGTATCACGAACCTTCAAATCcagttataaaaa tacaatCAAATATAGAAATTTCGCCATTAAAATTATGCAATAATCATCGTCAAATGAGACAACTACAAAATGATAGTGTTAAaa atactgGTTATCAGTTTTCTCAAGGACCATTGG GAATGGATATGAGCAGTTCTCCATTATTTATGTCATCTTCGTCTAAAGTTAAGCCTGTTTCAAATTCAACACCTAAATTCAAACCCAATAACTCTGGAGTTATAAGAGAACTTTTTATAGACTCTCCAATTACAACACCTAAAAAga ttaccagtaatagaaaaaactcaaattttacaatatctaCACTGATTGaactaaatgtaaaattgaacaaagtaattttaaaccaGGCAAGACAACAACAAATGcttgaaaaaatatgcaaacaaCTTAAACCTAATAACGATGAAAGCATgtgtgatgatgatgatgttaTTTTGGAAGGATTTCCAATTGATAGTTTAGCTAGATTAAATGAAGTTAATATGACTCTTAAGActgataaatcatatttaaaaaaattg atcaaAAAGCTTAGACAATTTCATGGTCCGAGCGTATCGTTAGTCACTAAATCTATTATGAATCTACTTTTTACAAATCATTTTGGATGTAAAATGTCTTTGACTGGCCGGGGTgcactaaataaaaaagataaagaaCCTCTTAAAACTACAttgctatttaaaattatatctg gagttattttaaaaaatgtcaaaggAGCAAGTGTAACATCTATTAATAAAGCTGTAACAGGTTGGCTCAAACATGCCAAGGAACGTTATGAAAGACACATCAAACAAAATTCTGATCCCTAA